The Apium graveolens cultivar Ventura chromosome 10, ASM990537v1, whole genome shotgun sequence nucleotide sequence TTCAGCTTATGGTTCCATCTTCCTATGATCCCGCCCATCCCCGCTAGCTATAGATGATTAAAGTAAATGAATTTATGAGTCTATCTTATTCTCCTTCTAGTTTGTCACTTATATAACATGCATGCTTAAGCGTGGGGGCGTGATATTCACTGCTTCATGTAGCCAAGTTTAGGAGGCGTTTGGATGCACCGTGGGAATGGGAATCGGGAATGGGAATGGGAATGGGGGTTAATGGGAATGGGAATGAAATGGAAACCCAAGGGGTATGGTGGGTTTGATTTACCCACCAAAAGGGAATGGAGTTCCCGTTCCCCACCACTAAATTGGTAATCCAAACATTATCACTTGGGTTTAAGGTTCCGATTCCCGTTAACCGGACACATTAACCATCAACCAAACACCCTCTTAATGAGGTTTACTTCAAAACAATCCATTAGCTAAAGTTGGTCAGAGTACCAAATATTGAGAAGCATTTGATGATTTGTACCTCTGAGGAATATATTATTTGTTTTATATTGCGTCCAACATATATTAACTGATATCTATCCATTTTTGTTTTGTATTCTTTCTTGTATCTTTTGGGGTGAGGGTTCTATCTCTTGATCATTTATTTCATATATCTAGCTTAATGTACAGATCTTTATCTTGTGTTTGTACTTTGTAGTGACATACTTGAGAGTTGTGCTAGGTCGCTTGTTGCCCCAAAAATAATGCTATTTTAAATTGCTGTGTTTTAACTTTTAAGTGATCTGCTTTTACAGTGACCATATTTTACTAATATGCTTCTGCTTCTGGAAATTTAGGAATCAATGATACATCAAATGCTGTAAAACAGGGACCTTCTGTGGGTCAAGCAGCTATTGGGGGTCCATTTAACCTTGTTAACCATGATGGGAAATCCGTAACTGAAAAAGATTTTTTGGGAAAATGGACCATAGTATATTTCGGCTTCACTCATTGCCCTGATATCTGCCCTGACGAGCTACAAAAACTAGCTGCGGCAATTGATAAAATTAGTAAGTTTTCTTGATGTTATCGACTGCCTGTCAACTTTATTCAATCTGTATACATGAGCTAatatataaaaatacacgagCGATTGGTGTCAATGGGATATGTTTTTTTCTTCCAATTGAGCATCAATATAGAAAATAATCATCACTTGCAAGCAGTTGGCAGTCAGGGTATAACTGTAtgatgtacttcaaacttttacCAGATTTGTGTCTAAGATAGCGCAGTCGTAAATTTTCGTGCAGGATTATATACTCCTTTCTAGAAATTACTGAACTATCACCAGTGAAATTGCTTATATATCCCGGCACCTAATTATGAGCTTCTTTTTATATTTCTTACCAACTGCAGAGAAAAAGGCAGGACTTGAGATAGTACCTTTGTTCATTTCAGTTGATCCTGAAAGGGATAATGTTGAACAAGTCCGTGAATATGTCAAAGGTGCTTCTTCAATTTATGATGTATACTTGCATATAGTAATTTGTGAAACTGCCTGCATAACCAGCGGCCCCatctttttaatattttaaattgtGCAGAGTTCCATCCGAGTTTGATTGGGCTAACAGGTAGTCCTGACGAGGTAAAGAAGGCTGCCCGTGCATATCGAGTATACTACATGAAAACAGAAGAGGAAGATTCAGATTACCTTGTCGACCATTCTATAATCATGTACGTACAGCATTTTTTACATGAATTGAGTGATTATTTGCTAAACAAGTCATTCATCCCTAGACAATATACCTTACATTGTGTATTTCCAAGGACATAGTCAGCATTTGTAATCCTGTTGGAGTAAATGAAATTACCTTCACTTACCATCAATGTCAGCATTCTTCTTAACATGATTAATGACTGTATCGTAATTGATTGCATTCTTTTCCTTAATCCATCAAAAATTTACATGAATTTATTTTATCGTTTTTATGTCGCCTTCATCTATCACTTTCCCTCACCCTTTTTGTTTTTGCAATACCCATTTCCTTTTTTACCCTTCTTTTCGAACATAGTCTAGAGTTTTTCTTGAAGAATGATTTGTACTGTATAAAGTGCGCCTCTCAACCTTCCCCCCTACATTGATTATCCTAATTAGAAAGAAATACTGTAGGTAGCATTGATATCAAATACGGTGAACATAAGATGTCTAGCTTTGTATACGAATGGATACTTTGCATATTTCTGTTTCAAGCGAGTATGGTATTTCGCAACTACAGAGCATAGTGAAGTTCTGGAAATTTACCTGTTGCAGTAGGAATTATGCCAATGTACTCTACAACAACATAAAGGACAAGACACATGTCAACTTTTAAGAGTCAGTTGACACCCTAATCTTTTAAATATTGGCGTTTTTCATCAAATCCTTAAACGATTGAATTTTGATCAACAGCTTCTCAGAATGCAGGCCGACTCTCCTCTCCTCTATTTATTGTATCTCAGCATGGGTTCCTTTCTTTAAACAGAATGTAAATGCAATTAGTttcacaatttttttttaattcacAGTGAACTTGTTTGATTATATATCATGGTTGTTTGCAGGTACTTAATGGACCCAAATATGCAATTTGTCAAATTCTATGGTAAGAATCATGATGTGGACTCCCTCACTGACGGTGTAATCAAGGAAATAAAGCAGTATAAAAAAGCTTAAACACACTGGTTTGATAATGTTGTTGAAGGATTCAGAAGCAATCTGTTGAAATTTAGTCACTTGTGTTTTGCACAGAAACTTGTAGTTCGTTGAATTAAGTTAGCAGAGCAAAGGAGGCAGTTTTGTCAAAATGATATTTTTGGAACCTATGTTACAAAGTATAAAAGATGAAGGAAGACGAATATTGTTCAGAGTTTGGACTTTTCCCCCTCAAATAAAGCTTGACCACGCATGGTTTCGAGTATTTAAATTtgaattgagtttctaacatGTAACGAAGACGTGTAGCATAAAGTGCAATATTTTCTTAACTTAAGCCTTCACAGATATGCACTCTTTCAGGAACAAAATGTAATGCGTCTCTGTTTTAATTTTCtgtattaaattttttaaattccAGAATCTGTTTAAGAAATTTTGAGGATCGGACCTTGTAGGAGACATGTACCAGTTCCGGATACCCATAGTGACACTTTATTCAGCATCCAATAAGtaaatttaatatcaaaattcaAATGTGCACTATTCTATTTTACATCTTTCTTTCCCCTTGGATTTAGTTAATCTAATTATTAAACGGAGGCTTTTGAAGAGAGAAGATGACATTAGGCTGCCATGGCCATCCTAACATATAATCAGGCATTTGAATTATAGTTATAGCCCTAAAacaataaaggtttaattaagATAAAACAAATGCAAAGCTCAACATGTACATACATTTTTAATTTAGTGAAAGCCCAATGATGATCAATCAGCAGTAATAGGCAGTATGATACTCTCATTATACAAGGACACTTGTAATACACGGCAACAGAAATAAAAGAAAGCAGTTGGTCAGGCTATCCAGCCTTCATATAATTTGTAGACTAGTATATTCAGTaaataaaagatataaatatgTAATACAAAAGCACATGATACATTTCGTAGCATAAGTTACACAATTTATAGTTTTCATATTTCTTTCCATTCCTCATAGGTGCAACAAAACATTAGCTAATTACTAATATATATCATAATCATCTTCCCAAACATGACAATCAAATTCACTGCGCCAGGAAGGGTGATCAATGCGTTTGATTTGTGCCCTTGATGAAGCTCTAGAATATTGCAACATTTCTTTTGCCATTACTAATTCATCATCTCTTTTTATGTATTTACTACAGTTGATGGACATTATTTTCAGCAATGGAGAATAGGCAAGTAGAAACCTGACTAGCTCCAACTCAACTCTTCGACCTTTAAAACTAGCAAAACTGACAATTTCAAGATGATCTATAGTACAATCTTCAGAATCATCAATACAATAATTTTTAAGATCCTCTTCATCGTCTTCTTCTGCTTCAGCATACTCATCAGCCTAATGACACAAAAAATATTGCAGAATTGTAAAACAGTAACTAAGTTAGGTGCAAAATGAGTTGAAATGCAGATGACTCACCTCAATATGAAGTTTGCACAAAATTGGAGCACTCCGAATTAAACAAAGCAAACAAGAAACCACCGACAAATCACAGAAATTCAGATAAGAGATACTTAGCGTTTTCAGGTAAGACAGTGGTTTTGAAAGTCTATACGGAGAACCTCCTGCAGCCATGTACTTTGGAAAAGTTTAAAGAAAGAGCACAAACAATCAGACGTTGACGAGTAATGTAAAGTTGAAGTAGGCAGCTTAAAGAGAATCTGAATATTACCTCAACAAAAAATTTTGCTATAGAGAACCTCTTTAACTTATTATTAACCCCATCGAGAAACTTGACCACATTGGATGTTTGTGTCTGCGTGATTGGGTAATCCAACAACATGAAAGAAAATTCTGAAAGGTTTTCTAGTGCAGCTAGAGAATACTCCGAAGTTTTTTCCTGAGATATCTGAATTAGACATTTAAGATTAGGAGCACAAAAGTTGGTATGGTGGAGCCCTTTGCAAAGTATCAAGGTCAACTTCTCAAGCACAGGGCAATCGAAGACGCCTTCTCCAAAATTGGAAGTAGCATTAACTAGCTCGAGATTTGTCAGGTAAGTAATTCTTCCAAGTGCAGGTGTATACTGAAACCTAACATTTAAAAGCGTCAAATGAGTCAGGTCTAGAGAAGAgtaatcatgtgttgtatgtgCTGGAAAGTCTTCATCGCCAGGAGATTCATGCAGAGTAAGTTTCTTGATTCCCTTTCTAGAAAACAACGGAATCCATTGATCAATATATTCATGAATTATTTGATTATCGCAAAATTCTTCAGGAAAGTGGAGGTAAAATTCGAGGATTGGACCATTGTGGAGTAGGAGAACTTTATTTATCACAGTGACAAATTTATGCGCACTCAATTCTGGATCACGAGTTTTAATCAGCCTACTCATCAATCGATTGAACAGGTCATCAAAGATTAGACGCGGAACCCTGGTCCAACAGTATCTCCATTTTTTAGACAAGATACTGGCTCTCACTGCATATTTTGTAGGCAGAAAAGCCAGTATAGTTTCTTGTAAGTTGGGAGGCAGCTCACTGATTCTATCTTTCTTAAAATGACGAATCCTTCTCGTACTGGATTCTGCGGATTCTACCATTATCTACTGCAATAAGATAGTACTACACTTATTCAATGGATCCAATAAAACTAGGTAATACACACTAAAGTTCAGTTTACTTGCTAACATCTAATTAATCCTAAAAATGTTAAACATCTTCAACCAAAATCAAATAgacatttaaaaattaaattcaaTAGATTCACATACTTGGCTCTAAACGATATGATATATACCCTAATTACTACAAACAAATAAAATGAAACCCACacatattaaaaaatataacaaTATGATGATTTACCGCCCAGTTGAACACATTTAGGTTTTAGTGGCGGTCTAATTTCTGATAAATATGAAACAGGatttacttttttttttttttaatattcaACGCACTCAGAGCACATACATATTGTCTTTAACAAGATCCCAACTCTTAGTGCTTTGTAAGGGTAGTTACTTGATACCAATAGACCGACGTGTAGTAAGGGGAGCTAGGTGATACTAATAGACCAATAGGTCAGCATTACATAATCATAATATAATCAGCATCTTGTAATATGATAATGTTAgcaacataatttttttaaaatattaagcCTAAAACCCCCGCGTAAATAAAAGGAGAAATGAACTCAAAAAACTAACCACTCTGTTTCCTGTACTGATTTGCTGGGATATTAAGCATCAACAACTGCttcacctctctctctctctcccccccgGACTCTCTCTACTAACTAGGGATTTATAAACGAAGAGCTGAAGAGTTGGCCCAGAGAGATTTGTTTTCACTCACGACTGACGATACAGTTTCAGGGGTGTTAGTAAATGCAATTCATTTTTAATGTATGCAGTTCGTTGATATCACATTTTAGTCCTCAGTATTAAATGTACTTGGTTCGTTCATATCAGTGTAATGTTCAATACTCCTGCTCAAATGAAACACACC carries:
- the LOC141688877 gene encoding protein SCO1 homolog 1, mitochondrial, whose protein sequence is MAATITRKLTHFRYIYRSLHNNQHNPLFLRLFHASPQPLFHQSLSFLPDKNIGGQLIGAAFHRYMCTGAAATTTTATTTATVSQANSAAETAKAEGDGQTGSDESNQSSGEKAKFFRGAPVSWLSFLLLILTGAGIVFYYDNEKKKHIQGINDTSNAVKQGPSVGQAAIGGPFNLVNHDGKSVTEKDFLGKWTIVYFGFTHCPDICPDELQKLAAAIDKIKKKAGLEIVPLFISVDPERDNVEQVREYVKEFHPSLIGLTGSPDEVKKAARAYRVYYMKTEEEDSDYLVDHSIIMYLMDPNMQFVKFYGKNHDVDSLTDGVIKEIKQYKKA
- the LOC141688916 gene encoding F-box/FBD/LRR-repeat protein At1g13570-like, producing the protein MMGFEKISELPPNLQETILAFLPTKYAVRASILSKKWRYCWTRVPRLIFDDLFNRLMSRLIKTRDPELSAHKFVTVINKVLLLHNGPILEFYLHFPEEFCDNQIIHEYIDQWIPLFSRKGIKKLTLHESPGDEDFPAHTTHDYSSLDLTHLTLLNVRFQYTPALGRITYLTNLELVNATSNFGEGVFDCPVLEKLTLILCKGLHHTNFCAPNLKCLIQISQEKTSEYSLAALENLSEFSFMLLDYPITQTQTSNVVKFLDGVNNKLKRFSIAKFFVEVIFRFSLSCLLQLYITRQRLIVCALSLNFSKVHGCRRFSV